A window of the Lolium perenne isolate Kyuss_39 chromosome 7, Kyuss_2.0, whole genome shotgun sequence genome harbors these coding sequences:
- the LOC127316800 gene encoding uncharacterized protein gives MASSAPGGGGRPGERNSRDIRLTVQEAAKKLALWHTATFRPIMTHDDLDPILADAGFVALPMPPDPHPPLQDQPQPHQQAQVPVRWREYAFLGSGAGSNAVVGWTGPRPRLPYPRVDALHIRTYQAFLGAVEVYLGAARVPNLFHVRCMPVTTKQDRVFDKVFRAMRSDQDGMIVYRDGTLDDATFAAICSEHTPIEDVGYHVIPGNACSELRYLRHGKIHGGNCNEETCKGYPGYIDVVRLKDVIPRPCRNMWV, from the exons ATGGCTTCGTCGGCgccgggcggcggcggcaggcCGGGCGAGAGGAACAGCAGGGACATACGCCTGACGGTGCAggaggcggccaagaagctcgcccTCTGGCACACGGCCACCTTCCGCCCCATAATGACCCACGACGACCTCGACCCCATCCTCGCCGACGCCGGCTTCGTCGCGCTGCCCATGCCGCCAGACCCGCACCCGCCCCTGCAGGATCAGCCGCAGCCGCACCAACAGGCCCAGGTTCCGGTGCGGTGGAGGGAGTACGCCTTCCTCGGCTCCGGCGCCGGGAGTAATGCGGTGGTCGGCTGGACGGGCCCGCGGCCGCGCCTGCCCTACCCGCGCGTCGACGCGCTGCACATCCGCACCTACCAGGCCTTCCTCGGAGCCGTCGAGGTCTACCTCGGCGCCGCCCGCGTGCCCAACCTCTTCCACGTCAG GTGCATGCCAGTGACAACGAAACAGGACAGGGTGTTCGACAAGGTCTTCCGGGCTATGAGGAGTGACCAGGACGGCATGATTGTCTACCGGGATGGCACCTTGGACGATGCTACCTTCGCCGCCATCTGCAGCGAGCATACCCCCATCGAGGACGTCGGCTACCATGTCATCCCTGGCAACGCGTGCAGCGAGCTTCGCTACCTCCGGCACGGCAAGATCCATGGTGGCAACTGCAACGAGGAGACCTGCAAGGGTTACCCCGGCTATATTGATGTCGTCCGGCTCAAGGATGTCATCCCCAGGCCCTGCAGAAATATGTGGGTCTAG